In Micromonospora sp. NBC_01813, the following are encoded in one genomic region:
- a CDS encoding BlaI/MecI/CopY family transcriptional regulator — translation MPAVGYIIDRVRGIRTRAPGELEAEVLRVLRERDAAMSAKEIQEAMTGRAPAITTVLTALDRLCRKGEVQRLGESARKMRFRAAFSGEEHASMTMLSALDDAGDRQAALLKFAGNLSPDDVALLRRAIDPATAPRSR, via the coding sequence ATGCCTGCGGTGGGCTATATCATCGACAGGGTGCGAGGTATCCGGACGCGTGCACCTGGCGAACTCGAGGCGGAGGTTCTGCGTGTGCTCCGGGAGCGCGACGCGGCGATGAGCGCCAAGGAGATCCAGGAGGCCATGACCGGTCGCGCCCCTGCCATCACCACGGTCCTGACCGCACTGGACCGGCTGTGCCGCAAGGGCGAGGTCCAGCGGTTGGGTGAGTCCGCGCGCAAGATGCGGTTCCGGGCGGCGTTCTCCGGCGAGGAACATGCCAGCATGACGATGCTGTCGGCGTTGGACGACGCGGGCGACCGGCAGGCCGCGCTGCTGAAGTTCGCCGGGAACCTGTCGCCCGACGATGTCGCGCTGCTGCGCCGCGCGATCGATCCCGCCACGGCACCCCGGAGCAGGTAG
- a CDS encoding vitamin K epoxide reductase family protein, producing the protein MPTPFAARIVGWVLTLAGAIGATAALTLTVERFHLLVDPTYQPTCSINPILSCGSVMVTEQASVFGFPNPLIGIVGFSVVTTIGVAVLAGAELPRWFWLGLQLGAVAGVGFVHWLIVQSLYRIGALCPYCMVVWVVTIAIFWYVTVHNLHHRQLPVPEAARPLADAVVRYHTVGLVLWYLVIAVLIGEQFWFYWRTLLT; encoded by the coding sequence ATGCCGACGCCGTTCGCGGCCCGCATCGTCGGGTGGGTGCTGACCCTGGCCGGCGCGATCGGTGCGACTGCCGCGTTGACGCTGACGGTGGAGCGTTTCCATCTCCTCGTCGATCCCACCTATCAGCCGACATGCAGCATCAACCCCATTCTCTCCTGCGGCTCGGTCATGGTCACCGAGCAGGCCTCGGTGTTCGGGTTTCCAAATCCGCTGATCGGAATCGTCGGATTCAGCGTCGTGACCACCATCGGCGTCGCGGTGCTGGCTGGTGCCGAGCTGCCCCGATGGTTCTGGCTGGGCCTACAACTGGGTGCCGTCGCCGGGGTCGGCTTCGTGCACTGGCTGATCGTGCAGAGCCTCTACCGGATCGGTGCGCTGTGTCCGTACTGCATGGTGGTGTGGGTCGTCACCATCGCGATCTTCTGGTACGTCACGGTGCACAATCTGCATCACCGGCAGTTGCCAGTGCCGGAGGCCGCGCGGCCGCTGGCCGATGCCGTCGTTCGCTACCACACCGTAGGACTCGTGCTCTGGTACCTGGTGATCGCCGTATTGATCGGGGAGCAGTTCTGGTTCTACTGGCGGACGCTGCTGACCTGA